From the genome of Streptomyces sp. NBC_00659, one region includes:
- a CDS encoding chaplin — protein MRIRLMAAAGLASVALLATAGTAAADPVPVVGAAANSPGVLSGNVIQIPVEIPVNLCGTTVNVAALLNPAAANSCTNG, from the coding sequence ATGCGTATTCGTCTGATGGCCGCCGCCGGACTTGCCAGCGTGGCCCTGCTGGCCACCGCCGGGACCGCCGCCGCCGACCCCGTGCCGGTGGTCGGTGCCGCCGCGAACAGTCCCGGAGTCCTGTCCGGCAACGTCATCCAGATCCCGGTCGAGATCCCGGTCAACCTCTGCGGCACCACGGTCAACGTGGCGGCGCTGCTGAACCCGGCGGCCGCGAACAGCTGCACGAACGGCTGA
- a CDS encoding DUF4360 domain-containing protein, which produces MAGGLFMGGAIAALFATALPLSSPNSGIENPPPDKIVISVATVNGSGCPQGTAAVAVSPDNTAFTVTYSQYLAQVGGNADPTAFRKNCQLNLNVHVPQGFTYAIASADYRGFASLQPGASSTEKASYYFQGSPNTASITHPFRGPYGDDWQTTDTTDWAQLVWAPCGVQRNFNINTELRVNAGTSTPGSSSFMTMDSTDGDISTVYHLAWKDCPAV; this is translated from the coding sequence ATGGCCGGTGGCCTGTTCATGGGTGGCGCGATCGCCGCCCTGTTCGCCACAGCGCTTCCCCTGTCGAGCCCGAACTCCGGTATCGAAAACCCGCCCCCGGACAAGATCGTCATCAGTGTCGCCACGGTCAACGGATCCGGCTGTCCCCAGGGGACCGCGGCCGTCGCCGTCTCCCCGGACAACACCGCCTTCACGGTGACCTACAGCCAGTACCTCGCCCAGGTCGGAGGCAACGCCGACCCCACCGCGTTCCGCAAGAACTGCCAGCTCAACCTGAACGTGCATGTCCCTCAGGGGTTCACCTATGCCATCGCCAGCGCGGACTACCGCGGCTTCGCCTCGCTCCAGCCGGGCGCCAGCAGCACGGAGAAGGCCTCGTACTACTTCCAGGGATCCCCGAACACGGCCTCCATCACCCACCCCTTCCGCGGCCCGTACGGCGACGACTGGCAGACCACGGACACCACGGACTGGGCCCAACTGGTCTGGGCGCCCTGTGGTGTTCAGCGCAACTTCAACATCAACACCGAGCTTCGCGTCAACGCGGGCACCTCGACGCCCGGCAGCTCCAGCTTCATGACCATGGACTCGACGGACGGTGACATCAGCACCGTCTACCACCTGGCCTGGAAGGATTGCCCCGCCGTCTGA
- a CDS encoding MFS transporter: protein MTSFVRKSPTGFGRLWTAQTVSSLGDGVSHAALPLIALTLTRDPMALAVVTAAGTLPWLLFGVLGGALVDRWDRRRTMWVMDAARAVLLGLPAAAAVLDVLSIPLLAAVSFLLGLGGLFFDTAATAYLPDLLGRDPALLERANSRLRGAQTAMSGFAGPPAGSALLALGRAVPLLADAVSFALSALLVRTLPAMPRPVPEVRESLLRQARAGASYVFRDRLLLGLALRPAVGNVAFLAVETVLALFAHERLGIDTYGFGLLLTAEATGGLLGAGIASYLGRRLGTGTALTCTAAVEGLAVLGLAAAPNPYVAGLALAVCGAGMGATMVLAPSLRQAIVPAHLMGRVASTSRMLAMCAAPVGAFLGGWLATTYDIRTPLYAAAVLLLAMTAVTASMTSNRRVEAALRAAAPADGPDRPAAEDPAQERASDVL from the coding sequence GTGACCTCATTCGTTCGGAAGTCGCCGACCGGGTTCGGACGGCTGTGGACTGCGCAGACGGTGTCCTCGCTCGGTGACGGGGTGTCGCATGCCGCGCTGCCGCTGATCGCGTTGACGTTGACGCGGGATCCGATGGCGCTCGCCGTCGTCACGGCCGCGGGGACGCTGCCGTGGCTGCTCTTCGGGGTGCTCGGCGGTGCGCTGGTGGACCGCTGGGACCGTCGGCGCACGATGTGGGTCATGGACGCGGCGCGTGCGGTGCTGCTCGGGTTACCCGCGGCGGCGGCCGTGCTCGACGTGCTGAGCATTCCGCTGCTCGCGGCCGTCTCCTTCCTGCTCGGCCTCGGCGGGCTCTTCTTCGACACGGCCGCCACGGCCTATCTGCCGGATCTGCTCGGCCGCGACCCCGCACTCCTGGAGCGCGCCAACTCCCGCCTGCGCGGCGCCCAGACTGCCATGTCCGGCTTCGCGGGGCCGCCTGCGGGCAGTGCGCTGCTCGCGCTCGGGCGGGCGGTTCCGCTGCTCGCCGACGCGGTGTCGTTCGCGCTCTCCGCACTGCTCGTACGCACGCTGCCCGCCATGCCCCGGCCCGTGCCGGAGGTCCGCGAGTCGCTGCTGCGGCAGGCGCGGGCCGGAGCCTCGTACGTCTTCCGGGACCGGTTGCTGCTCGGGCTCGCGCTCCGCCCGGCGGTCGGGAACGTCGCCTTCCTCGCTGTGGAGACCGTCCTCGCCCTCTTCGCGCACGAACGCCTCGGCATCGACACCTACGGCTTCGGCCTGCTCCTCACGGCGGAGGCCACCGGTGGCCTGCTCGGCGCGGGCATCGCCTCCTACCTCGGCCGGCGGCTCGGCACCGGCACCGCACTGACCTGCACGGCCGCCGTCGAAGGGCTTGCCGTCCTGGGCCTGGCCGCTGCCCCGAATCCGTACGTGGCCGGGCTGGCGCTCGCCGTCTGCGGGGCCGGCATGGGTGCCACGATGGTGCTCGCGCCCTCCCTCCGGCAGGCGATCGTCCCCGCCCACCTCATGGGCCGGGTCGCCTCCACCTCCCGCATGCTGGCCATGTGCGCCGCACCCGTCGGGGCCTTCCTCGGCGGCTGGCTGGCCACCACCTACGACATCCGCACCCCGCTCTACGCCGCCGCCGTCCTCCTCCTGGCGATGACGGCCGTCACGGCATCCATGACCAGCAACCGCCGGGTCGAAGCGGCGCTGCGTGCCGCCGCTCCGGCCGACGGCCCTGATCGTCCGGCAGCCGAGGATCCCGCCCAGGAGCGTGCATCCGACGTGTTGTGA
- a CDS encoding ArsR/SmtB family transcription factor, which produces MPTDDLPETFHVTTDEQLRAVSNLTRHRIMAVLRFEPATITQIAEQVGLAKGSSSYHVRLLERAGLVKVVRTRKVRGVTERYYAMAARAIALPDPGEGGPDALMRHAVADLEASPADGERHVRMAHLRLTEEQFAQLGARLQALADEYQELSDPSLPDASLVFALFHPAPREQAEGGAK; this is translated from the coding sequence ATGCCTACCGACGATCTTCCCGAGACGTTTCACGTCACCACTGACGAACAGTTGCGCGCCGTCTCCAATCTCACGCGTCACCGGATCATGGCCGTGCTCCGCTTCGAGCCGGCGACGATCACGCAGATCGCCGAGCAGGTGGGCCTTGCGAAGGGGAGTTCCAGCTATCACGTGCGGCTGCTGGAGCGGGCCGGCCTGGTGAAGGTGGTGCGGACGCGGAAGGTGCGGGGTGTCACCGAGCGGTACTACGCGATGGCCGCGCGGGCGATCGCGCTGCCGGATCCGGGCGAGGGAGGGCCGGATGCGCTGATGCGGCATGCGGTGGCGGACCTGGAGGCGTCGCCGGCGGACGGCGAGCGGCATGTACGGATGGCACATCTGCGACTCACCGAGGAGCAGTTCGCGCAGCTGGGGGCGCGGTTGCAGGCTCTGGCGGACGAGTACCAGGAGCTGTCCGATCCGTCGCTGCCGGACGCGTCACTCGTCTTCGCGCTGTTCCATCCGGCACCGCGCGAGCAGGCCGAGGGGGGCGCCAAGTGA
- a CDS encoding DUF6624 domain-containing protein: MKVAPRRPAGDTGAGPGGRGAAPMVPALARALAGELVRRADEERRLMRQARDRPAGPWREPLAVCRAGNAEALAVIVRRHGWPTTDRVGAPASTAALMILLHAPDLGLQLGCRDLIAQAAADGLCPALHHAYIADHCAVELGLPQFYGTRVDPVTLRPYPVRRPGTLDERRRDVGLGPLDEQLRRLRDGA; the protein is encoded by the coding sequence GTGAAGGTCGCCCCGAGGCGCCCGGCCGGGGACACCGGGGCGGGCCCCGGGGGCCGGGGCGCCGCGCCGATGGTCCCGGCGCTCGCCAGGGCCCTCGCGGGGGAGCTCGTACGCCGGGCCGACGAGGAACGCCGCCTGATGCGCCAGGCACGGGACCGTCCCGCCGGGCCGTGGCGCGAGCCCCTCGCCGTGTGCCGCGCGGGCAACGCCGAGGCGCTCGCGGTCATCGTCCGGCGGCACGGCTGGCCGACCACCGACCGGGTCGGCGCGCCCGCCTCGACCGCGGCCCTGATGATCCTGCTGCACGCCCCCGACCTCGGCCTGCAGCTCGGATGCCGCGACCTGATCGCGCAGGCCGCGGCCGACGGACTCTGCCCGGCCCTGCACCACGCCTACATCGCCGACCACTGCGCGGTGGAACTGGGGCTGCCGCAGTTCTACGGAACCCGCGTCGATCCGGTCACCCTGCGCCCCTATCCCGTCCGCAGGCCCGGGACTCTCGACGAGCGGCGCCGGGATGTCGGACTTGGCCCGCTCGACGAACAGCTCCGGCGTCTGCGCGACGGCGCCTGA
- a CDS encoding ATP-binding protein has protein sequence MPAVPSGTAASGSLPTSRVRGAHGLRTTVPAHPSRVPAVRAMVTEYLTRLRLPAQRVDDAVVAAGELFTNALRHGSPDRGDTITVGIECDPRELRVSVADRSSALPAARTAGGAEESGRGLTIIAALSDDWGIAPADPGTTGKKVWFSMVLQAVP, from the coding sequence GTGCCTGCCGTCCCCTCCGGGACCGCCGCCTCCGGGAGCCTCCCCACGAGCCGGGTGCGCGGGGCGCACGGACTGCGGACCACCGTCCCGGCGCACCCCTCGCGGGTGCCCGCTGTACGGGCCATGGTCACCGAGTACCTCACCCGCCTGCGGCTGCCGGCCCAGCGCGTCGACGACGCGGTGGTCGCGGCCGGGGAACTCTTCACCAACGCCCTCAGACACGGCAGCCCGGACCGCGGCGACACCATCACCGTCGGCATCGAGTGCGACCCGCGCGAACTGCGCGTGTCCGTCGCCGACCGCTCGTCCGCCTTACCCGCGGCACGGACGGCGGGCGGCGCCGAGGAGTCGGGACGCGGGCTGACGATCATCGCCGCGCTGAGCGACGACTGGGGCATCGCGCCGGCCGACCCGGGGACCACGGGAAAGAAGGTGTGGTTCTCGATGGTGCTTCAGGCGGTGCCGTGA
- a CDS encoding SDR family NAD(P)-dependent oxidoreductase, whose amino-acid sequence MAVPLDGDTGRAGLRDKRVLVTGGTRGLGEQIVRLLSAEGVRVATCARTARGLEALAASMGPGLFTGRLDVTAPGDLEGFVQDAAERFGGLDGVVACTGGSRGGGFEDADAEDWAATWAVNVGHATRLVRAAVPHLRAAGGGSVVVISSISGWKPGPPAQYSVAKSAQIQLAASLARELGPDGIRVNAVSPGSMLIPGRRWDRMRREEPEAFARFVAAELPGGAPVAPQEVARVVAFLLSDWSSGISGAHLPVDRAQNAPSPDGY is encoded by the coding sequence GTGGCGGTGCCCCTTGACGGTGACACCGGCCGGGCGGGACTGCGTGACAAGCGGGTGCTGGTGACCGGCGGTACGCGAGGGCTCGGCGAGCAGATCGTGCGGCTGCTGTCCGCCGAGGGCGTACGGGTGGCCACCTGCGCGCGCACCGCGCGGGGTCTGGAGGCGCTGGCCGCTTCGATGGGTCCCGGTCTGTTCACCGGACGGCTCGACGTCACCGCGCCCGGGGACCTGGAGGGGTTCGTCCAGGACGCGGCGGAACGCTTCGGAGGCCTGGACGGCGTGGTGGCCTGTACGGGCGGTTCGCGCGGCGGCGGCTTCGAGGACGCGGACGCCGAGGACTGGGCCGCGACCTGGGCGGTGAACGTCGGTCACGCGACCCGGCTGGTGCGGGCCGCGGTCCCGCATCTGCGGGCCGCGGGCGGCGGCTCCGTCGTGGTGATCTCCTCGATCTCCGGCTGGAAGCCCGGCCCGCCCGCGCAGTACTCGGTCGCGAAGTCCGCGCAGATCCAGCTCGCCGCTTCACTGGCCCGCGAGCTCGGTCCGGACGGGATCCGGGTGAACGCGGTCTCCCCCGGGTCCATGCTGATCCCCGGCCGGCGCTGGGACCGGATGCGCCGCGAGGAGCCCGAGGCGTTCGCCCGCTTCGTGGCGGCGGAGCTGCCGGGCGGCGCGCCGGTCGCGCCGCAGGAGGTCGCCCGGGTCGTGGCGTTCCTGCTGTCGGACTGGTCGAGCGGGATCTCCGGCGCGCACCTCCCGGTCGACCGCGCCCAGAACGCCCCCTCCCCCGACGGGTACTGA
- a CDS encoding helix-turn-helix domain-containing protein: protein MGENRSGGSAPTVLRLVLGKRLRHLREQAGVSFEEAARAIEVTALTVRRIEKAEVGLRIPYVRELLRAYGVPAAEVDDFLALAREANKPGWWYSYRDVLPDWFSAYVSLESEAGVIRLYEPHYVPGLLQTRDYATALMRVGFPNETKQDVARRVALRMKRQDLLAKPDAPAVWAILDETVLRRPVGGPEVMRAQFDRLTEALDLPRVRIQIMRFGVGAHPGAFGPFHHFRFGFSELPDIVYTESLVGAVYVDRPDVVVSYLEVLDRMSVQAEPVGRTRAILGELRKEL, encoded by the coding sequence GTGGGCGAGAACCGCTCCGGCGGCAGCGCGCCGACCGTCCTGCGCCTGGTCCTCGGGAAACGGCTGCGTCATCTGCGGGAACAGGCGGGAGTCTCCTTCGAGGAGGCGGCGCGCGCCATCGAGGTCACGGCTCTGACGGTCCGCAGGATCGAGAAGGCCGAGGTCGGGCTCCGCATCCCGTACGTGAGGGAACTGCTCCGCGCCTACGGGGTGCCGGCAGCGGAGGTCGACGACTTCCTGGCCCTGGCCAGGGAGGCCAACAAGCCGGGCTGGTGGTACTCCTACCGCGACGTACTGCCGGACTGGTTCAGCGCCTACGTGAGCCTGGAGAGCGAGGCCGGCGTCATCCGTCTGTACGAACCCCACTACGTCCCGGGCCTGTTGCAGACCCGGGACTACGCCACGGCCCTGATGCGCGTCGGTTTCCCCAACGAGACGAAGCAGGACGTCGCCCGCCGCGTCGCCCTGCGGATGAAACGCCAGGACCTGCTCGCCAAACCGGACGCCCCGGCCGTCTGGGCCATCCTGGACGAGACGGTGCTGCGCCGGCCGGTGGGCGGACCCGAGGTGATGCGGGCCCAGTTCGACCGGCTGACCGAGGCTCTGGACCTGCCGAGGGTCCGGATCCAGATCATGCGCTTCGGCGTGGGCGCGCACCCGGGGGCGTTCGGCCCTTTCCACCACTTCCGCTTCGGCTTCTCCGAACTCCCCGACATCGTCTACACGGAGAGCCTGGTGGGCGCGGTCTACGTCGACCGGCCCGACGTCGTCGTCAGCTATCTCGAAGTACTGGACCGGATGTCCGTACAGGCGGAGCCGGTCGGCCGGACCAGGGCCATCCTGGGTGAACTGCGTAAGGAGTTGTGA
- a CDS encoding DUF397 domain-containing protein — protein sequence MGPVHNGMSAAGLGTEGWHKPWSGTNGGSCVEAKRLADGSVALRQSRDPEGPALICSRDEMAAFIEGAKSGQADFLIA from the coding sequence ATGGGACCCGTGCACAACGGCATGTCCGCGGCCGGTCTGGGGACCGAGGGCTGGCACAAGCCCTGGAGCGGCACCAACGGCGGAAGTTGCGTCGAGGCCAAGCGGCTTGCCGACGGAAGTGTCGCGCTGCGCCAGTCACGGGACCCCGAGGGACCCGCGCTGATCTGTTCCCGCGACGAGATGGCCGCGTTCATCGAGGGCGCCAAGTCGGGACAGGCCGACTTCCTGATCGCCTGA
- a CDS encoding SAM-dependent methyltransferase, translating to MADRPAPDQNALSKIDTTVPHSARIWNYWMGGKDNYEVDRVAGDAYREVAPNIETMARASRDYLIRTVTFVAGELGIRQFLDIGTGLPTYDNTHQVAQRVAPESRIVYVDNDPLVLRHAQALLTSTPEGVTDYIDADLHEPEKIIEAASRILDFSRPVALMLMGILGHIQDYGEARSIVRRLQEALPPGSYFVHYDSTDTDAALKEAQQGYDDTGAIPYVLRSPEQIGAFYEGLEPVEPGVVSCPLWRPEPGTSPEPTDVHGGVARKP from the coding sequence ATGGCCGACCGACCCGCCCCCGACCAGAACGCACTGTCCAAGATCGACACGACGGTGCCGCACTCGGCTCGCATCTGGAACTACTGGATGGGCGGGAAGGACAACTACGAGGTGGACCGGGTCGCCGGTGACGCGTACCGCGAAGTCGCCCCGAACATCGAGACGATGGCCCGCGCCTCGCGTGACTACCTGATCCGTACCGTCACCTTCGTGGCGGGCGAACTCGGCATCCGCCAGTTCCTCGACATCGGCACCGGCCTGCCCACGTACGACAACACCCACCAGGTCGCCCAGCGCGTCGCGCCCGAGTCCCGCATCGTCTACGTGGACAACGACCCGCTGGTGCTGCGCCACGCCCAGGCGCTGCTGACGAGCACCCCCGAGGGCGTCACCGACTACATCGACGCGGATCTGCACGAACCCGAGAAGATCATCGAAGCGGCGTCCCGGATCCTCGACTTCTCCCGGCCCGTCGCCCTGATGCTGATGGGCATCCTCGGCCACATCCAGGACTACGGGGAGGCCAGGTCGATCGTCCGGCGCCTCCAGGAAGCCCTGCCTCCGGGCAGCTACTTCGTGCACTACGACAGCACGGACACGGACGCCGCGCTCAAGGAAGCCCAGCAGGGCTACGACGACACGGGGGCGATCCCGTACGTGCTGCGCAGCCCCGAACAGATCGGCGCGTTCTACGAGGGCCTCGAACCGGTCGAACCCGGCGTCGTGTCCTGCCCCTTGTGGCGTCCGGAGCCCGGTACGTCGCCCGAGCCCACGGACGTCCACGGAGGCGTGGCCCGCAAACCGTGA
- a CDS encoding FAD-binding oxidoreductase, translating into MSTTPVQAARQELSGFKGQLIGPEDSGYDEARAVYNAMIDRRPALVARCTSPEDVALVIGFARDHALPLAVRGGGHHGAGLSTCDDGVVLDLSPLKDIDVDPAARTVRVGGGCLLGEVDRATNEHGLATPSGIISTTGVGGITLGGGLGHLTRKCGLAVDNLLEAELVLANGEHVRANADENTDLYWAIRGGGGNFGVVTSFLFRLHEVSTVVAGPTFWPVELGAEVLAAYRDFISHAPRELGGFFLFASVPPGPPFPEELHLKKVCGVMWCRVGDDTDAAARDMAPLLDALPEPLLHGPAPMPHPAIQSAFDGVYPPGDQWYWRAGFVDEIPGEAVELHAKFGAEMPTWKSTMHLYPIDGAVHDVGPTDTAWGYRDSGWAAVYAGVDPDPANAEVVKRWSVDYSDALFPYSAGGAYVNMVMAEDQAGVRASYRGNYDRLAGVKAEYDPVNLFRLNQNIEPASSD; encoded by the coding sequence ATGTCCACAACACCGGTACAAGCGGCACGCCAGGAACTCTCCGGATTCAAAGGGCAGTTGATCGGCCCGGAGGACTCCGGGTACGACGAGGCCCGTGCCGTCTACAACGCGATGATCGACCGGCGCCCCGCTCTGGTGGCGCGGTGCACCTCCCCGGAGGACGTCGCCCTGGTCATCGGTTTCGCACGCGACCACGCTCTCCCGCTCGCGGTGCGTGGCGGCGGCCATCACGGCGCGGGCCTGAGCACCTGCGACGACGGAGTGGTCCTCGACCTCTCCCCGCTCAAGGACATCGACGTCGATCCGGCCGCCCGTACGGTACGTGTCGGCGGCGGCTGCCTCCTGGGCGAGGTCGACCGCGCCACCAACGAGCACGGCCTGGCCACACCGAGCGGCATCATCTCCACCACGGGAGTCGGCGGTATCACCCTCGGCGGCGGACTCGGCCATCTCACCCGCAAGTGCGGGCTGGCCGTCGACAACCTGCTGGAGGCGGAGCTGGTCCTGGCGAACGGCGAGCACGTCCGCGCGAACGCCGACGAGAACACCGATCTCTACTGGGCGATCCGCGGAGGCGGCGGCAACTTCGGCGTCGTCACCTCGTTCCTCTTCCGGCTGCACGAAGTGAGCACGGTCGTCGCCGGTCCCACCTTCTGGCCCGTCGAACTCGGCGCCGAAGTCCTCGCCGCCTACCGCGACTTCATTTCCCACGCGCCGCGTGAACTCGGTGGCTTCTTCCTCTTCGCCTCGGTCCCGCCGGGACCGCCGTTCCCGGAGGAGCTGCACCTGAAGAAGGTCTGCGGTGTGATGTGGTGCCGCGTGGGCGACGACACCGACGCTGCGGCCCGGGACATGGCCCCGCTGCTCGACGCCCTGCCCGAGCCCCTGCTGCACGGCCCCGCGCCGATGCCGCACCCGGCCATCCAGTCCGCGTTCGACGGCGTCTACCCGCCCGGCGACCAGTGGTACTGGCGGGCCGGTTTCGTCGACGAGATCCCCGGCGAGGCCGTCGAGCTGCACGCCAAGTTCGGTGCCGAGATGCCGACCTGGAAGTCGACGATGCACCTCTACCCCATCGACGGAGCCGTTCACGACGTCGGCCCGACGGACACCGCCTGGGGCTACCGCGATTCCGGCTGGGCCGCCGTCTACGCGGGTGTCGATCCCGACCCGGCCAACGCCGAGGTGGTCAAGCGGTGGAGCGTCGACTACTCCGACGCCCTCTTCCCGTATTCCGCGGGCGGTGCGTACGTCAACATGGTGATGGCCGAGGACCAGGCCGGCGTCCGGGCGAGCTATCGCGGCAACTACGACCGACTGGCCGGGGTGAAGGCCGAATACGACCCCGTCAACCTGTTCCGGCTGAACCAGAACATCGAGCCGGCGTCGAGCGACTGA
- a CDS encoding pep a2, translating to MKAAVPCYYHLDVELSEEKVGQVRRILAAHLRYWNLENLAESVCRCAEALLRTIEQHSADKNTTIEMWWNGRRLFAAVSDNSQDIRPHRAPQGCLAQIAALSDGWGCCATDVGGKIIWSSWRARAADHAPLDPSVPAPCLREARPTPLYAVLPEPALAAGRDETEPVASHG from the coding sequence ATGAAAGCCGCAGTCCCCTGCTACTACCACCTGGATGTGGAGCTCAGCGAGGAGAAGGTCGGACAGGTCAGGCGAATTCTGGCCGCGCACCTCAGGTACTGGAACCTGGAGAATCTCGCCGAGTCCGTGTGCCGCTGCGCGGAAGCGCTGCTCCGCACCATCGAGCAGCACTCGGCGGACAAGAACACCACGATCGAGATGTGGTGGAACGGCCGCCGTCTGTTCGCCGCCGTCTCGGACAACAGTCAGGACATCCGCCCGCACCGGGCACCGCAGGGATGTCTGGCCCAGATCGCCGCCCTGAGCGACGGCTGGGGCTGCTGTGCCACGGACGTGGGTGGAAAGATCATCTGGTCCTCGTGGCGGGCCCGCGCCGCCGATCACGCCCCGCTGGACCCGTCCGTGCCCGCGCCCTGTCTGCGGGAGGCGCGTCCGACGCCCCTGTACGCGGTGCTGCCGGAACCCGCGCTGGCCGCCGGACGCGACGAGACCGAGCCGGTCGCCTCCCACGGATGA
- a CDS encoding alpha-1,4-glucan--maltose-1-phosphate maltosyltransferase, protein MDAIMDANSETVRIPVMDVRPVVDHGRRPAKAVVGETFQVTATLFGEGHAVVGANVVLCDPSGRPGPWTPMRELSPGTDRWGAHVTPSATGHWTYRVEAWSDPVTGWRHSAGVKIPAGIDVGLVLEEGAALHERAAAGAPEGAGRDTVLAAADTLRDDSLPPAERFAAALAPEVTATLAEHPLRERLTPSLPLPLLVERERALYGAWYEFFPRSEGGQVDPPVHGTFVTAAERLPAIAEMGFDVVYLPPVHPIGATYRKGPDNTLSAGPQDVGVPWAIGSPEGGHDAIHPDLGTLDDFDAFVRRAGSLGLEIALDFALQCSPDHPWVEKHPEWFHHRPDNTIAHAENPPKKYQDIYPIAFDRDTPGLVAETVRVLRHWMDHGVRIFRVDNPHTKPVVFWEQVIADINATDPDVIFLAEAFTRPAMMRTLAEVGFQQSYTYFTWRNTKQELTEYLTELSGDSAARMRPNLFVNTPDILHEFLQTGGRPAFALRAVLAATLSPTWGIYSGYELCENTPLRQGGEEYLHSEKYQLRPRDWQAAEREGRTIAPLITRLNRIRRDHRALREIRNLRFHQVDNDAVIAYSKRSGDDTVVVVANLDPHHTRQATVSLDMPRLAPSEDARVPVRDELTGETYNWGRSNFVRLGPGGAHVLTVGPAPRIGGSPA, encoded by the coding sequence ATGGACGCGATCATGGACGCGAATTCGGAGACCGTCCGCATACCCGTCATGGATGTGCGGCCGGTCGTCGATCACGGCAGACGGCCCGCCAAAGCGGTTGTGGGCGAGACCTTCCAGGTCACCGCCACTCTTTTCGGCGAAGGCCATGCCGTGGTCGGTGCCAATGTCGTCCTGTGCGATCCGAGCGGGCGCCCCGGGCCGTGGACGCCGATGCGCGAACTGTCCCCGGGCACCGACCGCTGGGGAGCCCACGTCACTCCCTCGGCGACGGGCCACTGGACCTACCGGGTGGAGGCGTGGAGCGACCCGGTGACCGGCTGGCGGCACTCCGCCGGGGTCAAGATCCCCGCCGGGATCGACGTCGGGCTGGTCCTGGAGGAGGGCGCCGCCCTTCACGAACGGGCCGCCGCGGGCGCGCCCGAGGGCGCCGGCCGGGACACGGTGCTGGCCGCCGCGGACACCCTGCGCGACGACTCCCTGCCCCCGGCCGAGCGGTTCGCGGCGGCCCTGGCGCCCGAGGTGACCGCCACTCTCGCGGAGCATCCACTGCGTGAACGGCTCACCCCCTCCCTCCCGTTGCCGCTGCTGGTGGAGCGGGAGCGGGCGCTGTACGGGGCGTGGTACGAGTTCTTCCCGCGTTCCGAGGGCGGGCAGGTCGATCCGCCGGTGCACGGCACGTTCGTGACGGCCGCCGAACGGCTGCCCGCGATCGCGGAGATGGGCTTCGACGTCGTCTACCTCCCGCCCGTCCATCCGATCGGCGCCACCTACCGCAAGGGCCCCGACAACACACTGTCGGCGGGGCCCCAGGACGTCGGGGTGCCCTGGGCCATCGGCTCCCCCGAGGGCGGCCACGACGCGATCCACCCCGACCTGGGCACCCTGGACGACTTCGACGCCTTCGTCCGCCGGGCCGGCTCCCTGGGCCTGGAGATCGCGCTCGACTTCGCCCTGCAGTGCTCCCCGGACCACCCCTGGGTGGAGAAGCACCCGGAGTGGTTCCACCACCGCCCCGACAACACCATCGCCCACGCGGAGAACCCGCCCAAGAAGTACCAGGACATCTACCCGATCGCCTTCGACCGGGACACGCCCGGCCTGGTCGCCGAGACCGTGCGCGTCCTGCGGCACTGGATGGACCACGGGGTGCGGATCTTCCGCGTCGACAACCCGCACACCAAACCCGTCGTGTTCTGGGAACAGGTGATCGCGGACATCAACGCGACCGACCCCGACGTGATCTTCCTGGCCGAGGCCTTCACCCGCCCCGCGATGATGCGGACCCTGGCCGAGGTCGGCTTCCAGCAGTCGTACACCTACTTCACCTGGCGCAACACCAAACAGGAGCTGACGGAGTACCTCACCGAACTCTCCGGCGACTCGGCCGCCCGCATGCGGCCCAACCTCTTCGTCAACACCCCCGACATCCTGCACGAGTTCCTGCAGACCGGCGGCCGCCCCGCCTTCGCGCTGCGCGCCGTCCTCGCCGCCACCCTCTCCCCCACCTGGGGCATCTACAGCGGCTACGAACTCTGCGAGAACACCCCCCTGCGCCAGGGCGGCGAGGAATACCTCCACTCCGAGAAGTACCAGCTCCGCCCCCGCGACTGGCAAGCCGCCGAGCGCGAGGGCCGTACGATCGCCCCGCTGATCACCCGGCTGAACCGGATCAGACGGGATCACAGGGCTCTGCGCGAAATCCGGAACCTTCGATTCCATCAGGTCGACAACGATGCCGTGATCGCGTACAGCAAGCGTTCGGGTGACGACACGGTGGTCGTCGTGGCGAACCTGGACCCCCACCACACCCGGCAGGCGACAGTGTCCTTGGACATGCCGCGACTCGCTCCGAGCGAGGACGCGCGCGTTCCGGTGCGCGACGAGCTCACCGGCGAGACCTACAACTGGGGCAGGTCCAACTTTGTGCGCCTGGGTCCGGGCGGTGCACATGTGCTCACTGTCGGCCCGGCACCGCGGATCGGAGGGTCCCCAGCATGA